In one window of Episyrphus balteatus chromosome 3, idEpiBalt1.1, whole genome shotgun sequence DNA:
- the LOC129915133 gene encoding uncharacterized protein LOC129915133, producing MVACGKLILTEIPSVQNKIVECLLRIVSEVDEWMTGNIEINIDATNPIVKDDFINTAVAFRRRINRSTFQMATNIQSESYAIFFRVYFIESLTSLENFNHLHKDHGKKFFPQDHFYIIILPKGIPNFLHLLREIFQIFWKLSMINVNALIEDQDGIVTLYTYFPFKEYRCMDISPEINNRFVNGVFTYKRLHFPNKITNFWKCPLNVIVGTEPPFIDIDNGELIGFDGLLLKQLASVLNFSIKIVRSPSGHVFDNQTFTDGFKLLNDGVGDLMIGDNICTEKRAKYFATSHYNTYHKYIVFRTEISASSLKTLVLPFDLCTWLIILCLSIYKWFAKFLWETISKKPIGHRTGTYNWFILGPYVASFLIIRSLYEGSVFKIFHQRPIGVRPNSFDEAIQQGYKFMATTETYSLNSGIPELKNNIVFFNTSDLMETFFETEGKYAFFASKEHMSIYSKGRMYFLAKKPLLTRFTCMFMTRLSYMTSEFNNKIDQLRTHGHVDKIYSLFFNIKVPSAKESSKTQAYFSIKQLMGAFHFYCISISVSSLIFIFEMYLRLQ from the exons ATGG TTGCTTGTGGGAAATTAATTTTGACGGAAATACCATCGGTGCAAAATAAAATAGTCGAATGTCTGCTTAGGATTGTTTCTGAAGTTGACGAATGGATGAcgggaaatattgaaattaatatCGATGCAACAAATCCAATTGTTAAAGATGATTTTATTAATACAGCAGTTGCTTTTAGAAGGAGAATCAACAGATCTACCTTTCAAATGGCCACAAATATTCAAAGTGAaagttatgcaattttttttcgagtCTACTTCATCGAATCATTGACATCACTGGA aaatttcAATCATCTTCACAAGGATcatggtaaaaaattttttccccaaGATCATTTCTACATAATAATTCTACCTAAAGGAATTCCGAATTTTTTGCATcttttgagagaaatttttcaaatattttggaAACTATCTATGATTAATGTTAATGCTCTGATTGAAGATCAAGACGGAATTGTTACTTTATACACATATTTTCCATTCAAAGAATACCGCTGCATGGATATCTCACCTGAAATCAATAATCGTTTTGTAAATGGAGTTTTTACATACAAAAGATTGCACTTTCCAAACAAAATCACTAATTTTTGGAAATGTCCATTGAATGTTATTGTTGGGACAGAACCACCATTTATTGATATAGATAATGGAGAACTTATAGGTTTTGATGGATTACTTTTAAAACAACTAGCAagtgttttgaatttttctataaaaattgtaCGTTCTCCATCAGGACATGTATTTGATAATCAAACATTTACCGATGGATTTAAACTG TTAAACGATGGAGTTGGAGATTTAATGATTGGAGATAATATTTGTACTGAAAAGAGAGCTAAATATTTTGCAACAAGTCACTATAACACGTATCATAAATACATAGTTTTTCGAACGGAAATTTCGGCTAGTTCTTTAAAGACATTAGTTCTGCCCTTCGACTTATGCACATGGCTTATTATTTTATGTCTTTCCATATACAAATGGTTTGCTAAATTTTTGTGGGAAACAATATCCAAGAAGCCTATTGGTCATCGTACTGGGACTTATAATTGGTTTATCCTTGGACCATACGTTGCGAGTTTTTTGATTATACGTAGTTTGTATGAAGgttcagtttttaaaattttccaccaACGACCTATTGGCGTCCGGCCCAACAGTTTTGACGAAGCAATTCAGCAAGGTTATAAATTTATGGCTACTACAGAAACCTATTCTTTAAATAGTGGTATACCAGAGCTAAAGAACAATATTGTGTTTTTTAACACATCCGATCTAatggaaacattttttgaaactgaaggaaaatatgcattttttgcATCGAAAGAACACATGTCTATTTACAGTAAAGGACGAATGTATTTCTTGGCTAAGAAACCTCTTTTGACAAGATTTACATGTATGTTTATGACAAGGTTATCTTATATGACATCagaatttaataacaaaattgatCAATTGAGAACCCATGGACACGTGGAtaaaatttatagtttatttttcaatataaaagtaCCATCTGCAAAGGAAAGCAGTAAGACTCAGGCGtatttttctataaaacaaTTAATGGGagcatttcatttttattgtatttcGATTTCAGTTAGTTCgttgatttttatatttgaaatg taTTTGCGACTTCAATAA
- the LOC129913039 gene encoding dromyosuppressin, whose translation MSSHIIATLIISSVLLAIFGMGQTSSVSMAPLCEPGIIDEMPQHIKKVCLALENSDQLSSALRAYIKNEAAALMSKTDDLVPLNYGKRTDVDHVFLRFGKRR comes from the exons ATGTCATCCCATATTATTGCAACACTCATCATCTCCTCCGTGCTCTTGGCCATTTTTGGAATGGGACAAACTTCAAGCGTTTCCATGGCTCCACTTTGTGAACCTGGTATTATTGATGAAATGCCACAACACATCAAGAAAGTGTGTCTTGCTTTGGAAAACTCTGATCAATTGTCAAGTGCGTTGAGGGCTTACATCAAGAATGAAGCTGCTG ctCTCATGTCAAAAACTGATGATCTTGTCCCATTGAACTATGGCAAGCGAACAGATGTGGATCATGTGTTTTTGCGATTCGGCAAAAGGCGTTAA